AATCCTTTGCCTTGGGTTACCGGCGTCTGGAATGGAAGTGCAACAACGGCAATGCCCGTTCCAAGTATGCGGCGGAGCGGTTGGGGTTCAGTTTTGAAGGGGTGTTCCGCCAGCACATGGTGGTCAAGGGACAGAACCGTGACACGGCGTGGTATTCGATTCTGGATTCGGAGTGGCCGGCGATTGGCGCGGGGTTCGAGCGGTGGCTGTCCGATGAGAACCAGACGGAATCGGGGCAGGTGAAAACCCTGGTGGAGTGCCGCACCAGATGATCGTTCCCACGCTCCTGCGTGGGAATGCAGCCACGGATGCTCTGCGTTCGATCCGGAAGGCGACGCAGAGCGTCGCGGGATGCGTTCCTTTGCTGCGCGTGGGAATGATCTTTCAAACCAGTTTCTGGGCGAGCACTGCAATATGCTCCGGCCCGATCCCGCAGCAACCGCCCAAATGGCTGGCCCCACGCTTCTGCCAATCGGCCGCCCATTGCAGATAACCCGGCGGGTCGAGATCGTCGCGCAACGGGTCCAGCCCGTCATTGGCCGTGGCCTCTTTCGGCTGCGGCGGGAAGGCATTGGCGTATGCGCCGATGTGAATCTTCACACCCAAGCGTTCGAAGGTTTCCCGCGCCGCATCAATCGCCACGCCGATCACTTCCGGCTGGCTGCAGTTGAACAGCAATGTCTCGACGCCCAACTCAGCCGCCACCGCGGCAGCCTCAGCCACCGGCTCACCGGAACGCAGACGCGGCACTTCGTCGGTGTCTTCATCCTTCAGGGTAAACGACAGCCAGAGCGGCTTGCCGTCCTTCGGCAGCCCGGCATGGATCGCCCGTGCCTCGATAATCGAGCTCTGGGTTTCGGCCAGCCACAGGTCGACATGAGGCGCCAGGCCATTGACCAGAGGCGTCAGCAGTTCAGTCACCCGCGCAGCATCGAACAGGTCCGGGCGATAGGAGCCGAACAACGGTGGCAATGAACCGGCCACGCGCACCGGTTTGCCCGCCGCATCGACTGCACGACGGGCCAGCTCACCGGCCAATGCCGCGAGCGCCTGGCCCTCAGCGGCAAAACGCTCTTCGCCAATATGGAACGGCACCACCGCATAACTGTTGCTGGTGATCACGTTGGCACCGCTTTCGATGTAAGCCGCATGCACGGCCTCCACGGCTTGCGGCGCTTCGCTCAAAGCTAGCGCGGACCATTCAGGTTGCCTGAACGGCGCCCCTCGGCGTTGCAGCTCACGACCCATGCCGCCATCCAGAATTACCGTGCTGCCTGCGCCCATATGCTTTTCACTCATAAGCTTATGAAAATAACTCACTATCAGAGTCGTTCTTATAACTATTTAATACGCACCACCCGGTTAATAACAACCTCTTTTTTTTTCAGGGATCAACTGTGAAATTTCAACCACTGCTGGCCCTGGGCCTGACGATTTTGGCTGCCTCTACCCAAGCCTTTGCGGGCGCCACTCTGGATCGCATCGAGAAAAAGAAAGAACTGGTGGGTGTGTTGATGGAAAGCTATCCGCCCTTCTCATTCCTCAACGATCAAAACCAGCTCGACGGTTTCGACGTCGACGTGGCCAAGGCCGTGGCGGACAAACTGGGCGTCAAGCTGCGCCTTGAAACACCTTCTTGGGATGTGATCGCTGCCGGTCGCTGGAGCGGGCGTTATGACATCTGCATCTGCTCCATGACCCCGAGCAAAGCCCGCGCCGAAGTCTTCGACTTCCCGGTCGAGTACTACGCCTCCCCTGCTGTAATCGTGGTCAACGCCAAGGACAACAGCATTCACAGCGCCAAGGACCTGAGCGGCAAAAAAGTCGGCCTCACCAGCGCCTCCAGTTATGAAAGCTACCTGAACAAAAACCTGGTGATCGAAGGTGCCGAAGATACCCAACTGCAGTACCCGTTCGAGAATGTGCAGATCGCCCCGTATGACACCGACAACGTCGCGTTCCAGGATTTGGGCCTGGGCGCTGGCGTGCGTCTGGACGCGATCCTCACGAACCTGGTGACCGCGCAACCACGCCTGAACGAAGACAAACGCTTCAAACTCGCCGGTGACCCGCTGTACTCGGAGCCAAACTCGGTGGCCATCGAAAAAGGCGACGCCCAGTGGGACGCCAAAGTACGTGATGTGTTTGCCCAGTTGAAACAGGACGGCACCTTGAGCAAGCTGTCGCAAAAATGGATCGGCGCCGACATCAGCAAATGACTTCTTTCCCCAAACCACCTCAGCCGCCGCAACCGGTGGCTGAGTCATTACTGCAACGGGTCTTCGGTTTCCGCACACGGCTGTACCTGACCTGGGCGGCGATGTTCGGCTTGTTCGCGAGTTTCTTCCTGAGCTTCGACCTGAAGTTCTCGATCATCCTCGACAAACTGCCGAACCTGATCGGCCTGCACCTGGCGCCCAACGGCTTTCTACAAGGCGCGGCGCTGACGTTGTTCTTGTGCCTGTGCTCGATCGTGACGTCTTCGCTGTTGGGCTTCATCACGGCTTTGGCACGGCTGTCGAAAAGCGCGGTGGCGTTCGGTATTGCGAGCTTCTATGCCTCGTTCTTTCGCGGCACACCGCTGCTGATTCAGATTCTGCTGATTTACCTCGGCTTGCCACAACTCGGCATCGTGCCCGGCGCCATCGCCGCTGGCATCATCGCCCTGTCACTGAACTACGGCGCCTACCTGAGCGAAATCTTCCGCGCCGGCATCCTCGGCGTCCCCCATGGCCAACGCGAAGCATCATTGGCCCTGGGCATGCGCGAAACCGTGATCTTCTGGCGCGTCACCCTGCCCCAAGCCATGCGCACCATCATCCCGCCCACCACCAACCAGTTCATCTCCATGCTCAAGGACTCGTCACTGATTTCGGTGATGGGGGTTTGGGAAGTGATGTTCCTGGCGCAGTCGTATGGGCGCTCGAGCTATCGCTATATCGAAATGCTGACGACGGCGGCGGTGATTTATTGGGTGATGTCGATTGGGCTGGAGCTGATTCAGGCGCGGATGGAGCGGCATTATGGGAAGGCGTATTTGAGCCGTAGTTAGCGAAAGGAAGATGAGTTTCCGAGGTGCGATAGCCGACCGTTTCTCGATTTGTTGTAAGAAAAAGCGTCTGTCCGAACGGATAAAAACAACCTTCCTCAGGAGGCTGGCAATTTTCTACACAACCTTCTGACAACCCCCGCAAACCCGTCAGAAGCAGCTGACATCGGTACCTATAGCCTCCCTCTTAGAGTTGGCCTCCTTTCAAAAGAGGCCGTACTCGATGCCCGCTCAACACAAATACCGCCCGAAACACCTGGCGTTGGCCATTGCGTTTGCAGTGGGTTGCGCAGAATTTACAAACGCCCAAGAACTACCAGAGCATGCTGAACCGACGGGCCTCACTGAGGCAACCAAGCGGCCGGAATCTATACCGAACCCGTTTTCCCGGCTCCAAGCCTTTATCAATGCGGACAGCACCTTCAAAAAGGAGATTGATTCGCCCCAACCTGCTCGGCGAGGTATTTCTGTGAGACCGGAAGACAGAGATGACCTCATCATCGTCAAGAATGGTGGAAGCTTCGAAGGTCGGGTCGATGGCGGCAAAGGAACCAACGTCATACAACTTATTGGTACCGACGGTGGCCAATTGGGGAACACCCGCAACTTCAACGGTCTGTATGTTTCCCAAGGTTCTTGGACGTTGACCAGCACAGGAGATTTTCACGAAGGTGTGTTGGTGCTGAATGACGGGATACTGACCAATAAAGGAGAAATCGAAGGCGGAGCGATTGCAGCCGGAATGCTCTTCAACAACGGCGATATAAAGGGCCATGTGGACGTCTACGAGGAAGGTACTTTTGCAGGAGCAGGCACCATTGCTAGCCTGGATGTGCAGGGGCGTCTCACCGTCAACAGCTTGCATGGCGCCCCAAAGGTCAAAGGTGACTTGAATCTCTCCAAGACCGCTGTACTCGCCTATGAGGTCAATCCCGACGGCCGTCACGAAACGATCAAAGTCGACGGTACCGCCCGCCTCAGCGGTGCAACCCTGAAAATCGTCGCAGCATCGGGTGACTATCCGCAAACCACCCAGTACACCATCATCGAGGCCGACAAGGTCGATGGGCATTTCGGCAATATTGAAAACAATCTCGCATTCATGACGGCCACCCCGGACTACGGCGACGAAAAGGCCGTCCGCCTGACCTACGCTCGCAACGAAGTGACTTTCGAGAGTCTCGCGACGAACGAAAACGGTCGGGAACTCGCCCGCAGTATTGAAGAGCCCAAAGCCAGTCCGACGGCGCAGACACCTCCCAATACCGCTAACGCCGCTGTCACGGCCCTGCTCGCCTCCACCACCGAAACAGCCTCCCAGGCCATCAACCAACTGGACGGCGCCAACAACGCCAACCTTGCGAAAGCGACCCTGAACAGTGACAGCCCAATCAGCGCAACCATGCTCTCGGCCATGCGCCAGCTGGACAGCGCCCGTAGCTACAGCAATTCCACCAGGCGCAATGCACCACGCCTGGCCGCCGGCAGCGAAGACAATGGCCGAGTCTGGCTTCAAGCATTGGGTCACGGCGGGACGCTGGATCGCGACTATGACGCTCTGAAACACACAACCCACGGTCTGGTCCTGGGAGCTGATTGGGGCATCGATGAGGAATGGCGCATCGGGGTGATGAGCGGCAAATCCGAAACGCGCCTGGACAGCCGCGGACTCGACGGCGATCTCGACAGCTGGCATTTGGGAGCTTATACCCTACGTCAAAACGGACCGATGTCCCTGCGCCTGGGTGCGACCTACAGCAGTCACGATGGCAGCACTAAACGCCGGGTTGCCTTCAAAGGTTTCAGCGACCGCCCCGAAGGCCGTTACGGTGCCAACACCCAGCAAGCCTTTGCGGAATTGGGTTACAACCTGGGGCGGGCGAACATCAGCATCGAACCGTTTGCCAGCCTGGGCTACCAGCGCTATCAGCGCGACGCCTACACGGAAAAAGGTGGCGCAGCGGCGCTGAAGGTACACGGTCAAACGCAGAACAATTTAAACAGCACATTCGGCCTGCGGCTGGCGAAGCTCAACACTCTGGATAACGGCATGCAACTGACGCCACGGTTCAGTGCCAGCTGGAAACACACTTACGGGGACGTCTACAGCGATACTCGCCAACGATTGGTTACGGGCGGAAAAAACTTCACCGTTTCCGGTGCGCCGCTGGATCGTGACAGTCTGCTGGTCGATGCAGCGCTGGACCTTGGATTGTCAGCAAAACACACCTTGGGCGTCGGTCTCTCTGGCGAGATCGGCACCGACAGCCGCAACCACGGCGTGACGGGGCAATGGCGAATGAGTTTCTAACAGCCACAAACCCGGGGCGAAAAAAAAAGGGGAGCACATGCCCCCCCGAGGTTTAAAACGGTATATCGAGGCTGTTAACTCAGCCTTCGATCTCGATCAGAATCTCGCCCGGGTTCACCCGGTCGCCCTTGGCCACGTGGATGGCGGTGACTTTGCCGGCGATGGCCGATTGGACTTCGGTTTCCATCTTCATCGCTTCGGTGATCAGCACGGCCTGGCCGGCTTTCACGGTGTCGCCTTCCTTGACCAGCACATCGACGATGTTGCCCGGCATGGTGGTGCTGACGTGACCCGGTGCAGTGGCTTGCTTGCGCTTGCTGCTGCCACCGCTGACGAACTCGTTGAGTGGTTCGAACACCACTTCTTCCGGCATGCCGTCGATGGACAGGTAGAAGTGGCGCTTGCCTTCCGACTTGACGCCGACACCGGTGATGTCGACGCGGTAGGTCTCGCCGTGAACGTCGATGACGAACTCGGTCGGCACGCCTTCGCCGCCGGCCGACGCCACGCCGCCCGCTTCCGGAATCGGCAACAGCACTTCTGGCGTGAGGGTGCCGGCTGCGCGTTCTTCGAGGAACTTGCGGCCGATGTCCGGAAACATGGCGTAGGTCAGCACGTCTTCTTCAGACTTGGCCACGGCGCCAATTTCGGCACGCAACTTGGTCATCTCCGGCTTGAGCAGATCGGCCGGACGCACGTCGATCACTTCTTCGCTGCCGATTGCCTGACGACGCAGCTTTTCGTTCACGGTGCCCGGCGCTTTGCCGTAGCCGCCTTGCAGGTAGAGCTTCACTTCGTTGGTGATGGTCTTGTAGCGCTCGCCGGCCAGCACGTTGAAAAACGCCTGAGTACCGACGATTTGCGAGGTCGGGGTCACCAGCGGCGGGAAACCGAGGTCTTCACGAACGCGCGGGATTTCCGCAAGCACTTCCGCCATGCGATTCAGGGCGCCCTGCTCTTTCAACTGGTTGGCCAGGTTGGAGATCATCCCGCCCGGTACCTGGTTGACTTGAACGCGGGTGTCGACGGCGGTGAATTCGCTTTCGAACTGGTGGTACTTCTTGCGCACGGCGTAGAAGTACAAGCCGATTTCCTGCAACAGCTCCAGGTTCAGGCCGGTATCGAACTCGCTGCCTTTAAGGGCGGCGACCATCGATTCGGTGCCCGGATGGCTGGTGCCCCAAGCGAAGCTGGAGATCGCGGTGTCGATATGGTCGGCGCCGTTTTCGATGCCCTTGAGTTGGCACATCGCAGCCAAACCAGCAGTGTCGTGGGAATGGATGAACACCGGCAGCGACTGCTCGGCTTTCAGTGCCTTGACCAGCTCACCCGTAGCGTACGGGGTCAGCAGACCGGCCATGTCTTTGATCGCCACCGAGTCGCAACCCATGGCTTCCATTTGCTTGGCCTGCGCCACGAAAGCCTCGATGGTGTGCACCGGGCTGGTGGTGTAGGCGATGGTGCCCTGGGCGTGTTTGCCAGCTGCCTTCACTGCTTCGATGGCCACGCGCAGGTTACGCACGTCGTTCATCGCGTCGAAGATGCGGAACACGTCGATGCCGTTGACCGCGGCCTTGGCGACGAAGGCTTTGACCACGTCGTCGCTATAATGGCGATAACCGAGCAGGTTCTGGCCACGCAGGAGCATTTGCAGACGGGTATTAGGCAACGCCGCGCGCAGTTGGCGCAGACGCTCCCACGGGTCTTCTTTCAGGAAGCGTACGCAGGCGTCGAAGGTCGCGCCGCCCCAGCACTCCAGCGACCAGTAGCCGACTTTGTCGAGCTTGTCGCAGATCGGCAGCATGTCTTCGGTGCGCATGCGGGTGGCGAGCAGCGATTGGTGGGCGTCGCGCAGGATTGTGTCGGTAACGTGGATTTTCTTAGTCATTGGAATATTCCTCACAGGCCTGCGTGGGCGGCGATGGCGGCGGCGATGGCCAGGGCCAGCTCTTCGGGTTTGCGCTTGATCGAGTAGTTGGTCAGTTCAGGGTGGCTTTCAACGAAGCTGGTGTTGAACTGGCCGCTACGGAATTCCGGGTTACGGAGGATTTCCTGGTAATACGCGGCGGTGGTCTTGACCCCTTGCAGACGCATGTCGTCCAGAGCTCGCAAGCCACGGTCCATCGCTTCTTCCCAAGTCAGCGCCCAGACCACCAGTTTCAGGCACATGGAATCGTAGAACGGCGGAATGGTGTAGCCGGTGTAGATCGCTGTATCGGTGCGCACGCCGGGACCGCCAGGCGCGTAGTAACGGGTGATCTTGCCGAAGCTCGGCAGGAAGTTGTTTTTCGGGTCTTCGGCGTTAATCCGGAACTGCAGCGCGAAACCGCGGTGCTGGATGTCTTCCTGTTTCACCGAAAGCGGCAGGCCGGAGGCGATGCGGATCTGCTCGCGAACGATGTCGATGCCGGTAATTTCTTCGGTGATGGTGTGTTCCACCTGCACCCGGGTGTTCATCTCCATGAAGTACACCTCGCCCTCGGCGAGCAGGAACTCCACGGTGCCGGCGTTCTCGTAGCCCACGGCCTTGGCTGCGCGCACCGACAGGTCGCCGATATAGGCGCGCTGTTCCGGGGTCAGTTGTGGGCTCGGAGCGATCTCGATCAGCTTCTGGTTGCGACGCTGGATCGAGCAGTCACGCTCGAACAGGTGCACTACGTTGCCAAAGCTGTCGCCGAGAATCTGCGCTTCGATGTGCTTCGGATTGACGATGCATTTTTCCAGGAACACTTCCGCCGAACCGAAAGCCTTGGTGGCTTCGGAAATCACTCGTGGAAAGGCTTGTTCGAGTTCTTCGCGGCTGTTGCAGCGACGAATGCCGCGGCCGCCACCACCGGATGTGGCCTTGAGCATCACCGGGTAACCGATGCGGTCACCTTCGGTCAGGGCTTCTTCGATGCCCGACACGTTGCCTTCGGTGCCTGGGGTGACCGGTACGCCGGCCTTGATCATGCTGCGGCGCGCTTCGGTCTTGTCGCCCATGCGGCGAATCACTTCAGCCGATGGACCAATGAATTTGATACCGCGTTCGGCGCAGATGTCCGCCAGCTCGGCATTTTCCGAAAGGAAGCCGTAGCCAGGGTGCAATGCATCGCAACCGGTTTCCACCGCCAGATTCACCAGCTTGCGCGGGTTCAGATAGCCGGCCAGTGGTTCAGCACCGATGCTGTGGGCCTCGTCCGCACGCTTCACATGCAAGGCATGGCGGTCGGCGTCGGAATAGATCGCGACCGAGCGAATGCCCATTTCCGCGCAGGCACGCACGATTCGTACGGCAATCTCACCACGGTTGGCGATCAGGATCTTTTTTATCACTTGGAGGTTCCCTTGAGCCGGTGGTACCCACGACCTGTCACACCAGGTCGACGCGTGACCAAATGTTTCAATTCAGTCGCAGCTCCACACTAGCTCTCGCAAGGGATTAACAAAAATGAATAATAATTGGGTTACACATAAGCAAAGACTTATAGTTGAGGCATCAGCCTCCGCTCAGGATCTCTAGAAAATGCGTAAGTCATTGATGCGTATGACATTGCGTCAATTGCAGATCTTCAATGAGGTGTGCGATTTAAGGTCCTACAGCCGCGCTGCCGACGAAATGTCTCTCACACAACCTGCCGTGAGCCTACAGATTCGTCAACTCGAAGAGCTGATCGGACAACCGTTGTTCGATTATGTCGGCAAAAAACTCTACATGACCGAGGCGGCCGAAGCACTGCAGCGCGCCAGCCGGGATATTTTCGGGCGCCTGGAAAACCTCGATATGCAGCTATCGGACATGCAAGGCTCATTGCAGGGTCAGCTGAAACTGGCGGTGGAATCCAGCGCCAAGTATTTCGTACCGCATCTGTTTGCCGCCTTCAAGCGCCAGCACCCGGAAGTAAACCTGCACCTGACAGTGGTCAATCGTGGCCAGGTTATTCGGCGACTGTCGGACAACCGTGATGACTTGGTGATCATGTCGATGGTCCCACAAGACATGGGGCTGGAGTTTCTGCCGTTCCTCAACAACCCGATTGTAGCCGTGGCGCCGCCGGATCATCCGCTGTGCCACATGGGGCCGTTGCGCTTGCAGGATCTGGAACCCTACACGCTGCTGTTGCGCGAACCCGGTTCCGGTACGCGATTGGCGTGCGAAGAGTATTTCAAAGAGAAGCGCGTGCATTTCACCCAGACCCAGGAGGTCGCCTCGGCCGAAGCTCAGCGTGAATGCGTATTGGCGGGTCTGGGCCTGGCGCTATTGACGCGCCACGCCCTGAACCTTGAGTTGGCGACCGGCGCCCTGATTGAGCTGCCGGTCGAAGAGCTGCCGCTGCTGCGTAGCTGGTGCCTGGTGCAGGCCAAGGCCAAACGGCTGTCGCCGGTGGCCCACGCATTCCTTGCGTTTATCCGCAGCGAACGGACGCAGATCAGCGCGTTGGTTGGGCGTTTCGACGGGAAGCTACCGGTGCTGCCTGCCAATAGTTGAGTTCGAGGTCTTCAGGAAAATCGCCAATTTCGGCCAGTAGCTGGCGGCGTTCGCAGCGATCTTCGATGGCGCGGCGAAATTCCATGCGGCGCTGATCTTCTTGCTGACGACGGGTCTTGACGGCGCTGTTGCGTTCTTCGTAGGGCTGAGCCATTTCGAGTCTCCCAAGGCGAGTACGGGAGTTACAAGATAGGTGCGAGGGATGACGGTTTGGCGGCGGGAGGGTTACAGAGGTGTGAACATTGGCAGATGACAGGGTGTTTTTGAGGACGCCTTCGCGGGCAAGCCCGCGAAAAGGTCGGAACGACCTTCCGGCAATATCAGATCGAGCTCAATCGTCGAGGGCTTTTACTGACTTGGGCGACAGCCGCAAGCTGCGAAGGCTGCGTTTGACGCTTTTCAGGTGATTGACCAGGCTCGGACCGCGGGCCATGGCCACACCCATCGCCAGCACATCGATCACCACCAGGTGCGCAATGCGCGACGTCAGCGGCGTATAGATTTCGGTGTCTTCGTGCACATCGATCGCCAGATTGACGGTCGACAGCTCGGCCAACGGCGTCTGGCTCGGGCACAACGTGATCAACGAAGCGCCACTCTCGCGCACCAGATTGGCGGTGATCAACAGATCCTTGGAACGCCCCGACTGGGAAATGCAGATCGCCACGTCGCTCGGTTTCAGGGTAACCGCCGACATCGCCTGCATGTGCGGGTCGGAATACGCCGCTGCAGTCAGCAGCAAACGGAAGAACTTGTGCTGGGCATCCGCCGCCACTGCGCCCGAAGCACCGAATCCATAGAACTCGACACGCTGGGCCTGAGACATGAGCGACACCGCCCTCTGCAACTCCACCGGATCGAGTTTCTCGCGAACTTCCATCAGGGTGTGCAGGGTGGTGTCGAAGATTTTCAGGCTGTAATCGGCGACCGAATCGTCTTCATGGATCGCGAATTGCCCGAAGCTCGCGCCAGCCGCCAGGCTTTGCGCCAGTTTCAGCTTCAAATCCTGAAACCCGGAGCAACCGATGGCGCGGCAAAACCGCACGATGGTCGGCTCGCTGATGCCCACGCTGTGGGCCAGGTCGGCCATGGAACTGTGCATCACCGCCGCAGGATCAAGCAGCACGTGGTCGGCGACCTTGAGCTCCGACTTGCGTAACAGGTGGCGTGACTGGGCGATGTGTTGCAGCAGATTCAAGGGGCTGGACTCTTTGTTATTGGCAGGTGCCGGGGATGTAGCACGCTTGTAGTTATACTACATGAATCGGCTTTTTGCCTGCTCAATGCGTAACTCAATGTCCCCATTTCATGCATGATGGGCTTCATGTAGCCCTCTCGGTCCGTGTAGCAGCTGGCGAAGCCTGCGTTCGGCTGCGAAGCAGTGGTGAAGATGAATACGGTTTAACAGGAAAAATCCGGTTTCGCAGGTTTTACGACTGCTACGCAGCCGAACGCAGCCTTCGGCAGCTGCTACAAAGGGTTGGCGTCGCGACGTAAAAGCTCGGCCAGGTCGGCGGCCTCGACCGGACGGCTGACCCAATAGCCCTGTACTTCATCGCAGCGCTCGGCTTTCAGAAACTCCAACTGCTCCGGTCGCTCGACGCCTTCAGCCACCACTTTCAGCGACAGGCCATGCGCCATCGCGATAATCGCCCGGGTGATCGCCGCATCTTCACTGCTCTCCCCCAGCCCACGGATAAATGCCTGATCGATTTTCACGTAGTCCACGGGGATGCGCTTGAGGTAGTTCAGAGACGAATAGCCAGTGCCAAAATCGTCGATCGCCAGCTTCACCCCAAGGTCGCGCAACTGCTGGAAGGTCGCAATGATGTGCTCGACGCTGTCCAGCAACTGGCTTTCGGTGAGTTCCAGTTCCAGGTAGTGCGGCGCCAGACCGGTTTCCTCCAGCACCTGGCGCACCAGGCTGACCAGTTTTCCCTGACGCAGTTGATGCACCGACAGGTTGACCGACACCCGAATCGGCTCCAGTCCCTGACGCTGCCACTCACAAGCTTGCCAACAGGCCTGGCGCAAAACGAACTCGCCGATAGCACCGATCAACCCGGTTTCCTCGGCCAGACCGATGAAATCCCCCGGCGGTACCTGGCCCAGGGTCGGATGATTCCAGCGTACCAACGCCTCGGCGGCATTCAGCCGGCCGGTGGCGAGGCAGAGTTTCGGTTGATAAAACACTTTCAGCTGCTTTTCTTCGATGGCTTTGCGCAATTGGTTCTCGAGCTGCAAACGCTCGAGCGTGCTGGCTTGCAGGCTGTCTGTATAGAACTGGAAGTTGTTGCCGCCCAAGTGTTTGGCATGCTGCATGGCCATGTTCGACTGGCTGACCAGCGCAGAAATCTCCCGCGCGGTGTCCGGCAAGAGGCTGATGCCCATGGATGCGCTCATCACCAGTTCATGCCCCTGGACGGTGATCGGCAAACGCAGTTTGGTCGACAATCGGGTCGCCACACGCGCCAGGCTCGACAGGTTGCCGTAGGCGTCGAACAGCACCGCAAATTCATCGCCGGACAACCGGGCGATGG
This genomic stretch from Pseudomonas wuhanensis harbors:
- a CDS encoding homocysteine S-methyltransferase family protein is translated as MGAGSTVILDGGMGRELQRRGAPFRQPEWSALALSEAPQAVEAVHAAYIESGANVITSNSYAVVPFHIGEERFAAEGQALAALAGELARRAVDAAGKPVRVAGSLPPLFGSYRPDLFDAARVTELLTPLVNGLAPHVDLWLAETQSSIIEARAIHAGLPKDGKPLWLSFTLKDEDTDEVPRLRSGEPVAEAAAVAAELGVETLLFNCSQPEVIGVAIDAARETFERLGVKIHIGAYANAFPPQPKEATANDGLDPLRDDLDPPGYLQWAADWQKRGASHLGGCCGIGPEHIAVLAQKLV
- a CDS encoding ABC transporter substrate-binding protein; translated protein: MKFQPLLALGLTILAASTQAFAGATLDRIEKKKELVGVLMESYPPFSFLNDQNQLDGFDVDVAKAVADKLGVKLRLETPSWDVIAAGRWSGRYDICICSMTPSKARAEVFDFPVEYYASPAVIVVNAKDNSIHSAKDLSGKKVGLTSASSYESYLNKNLVIEGAEDTQLQYPFENVQIAPYDTDNVAFQDLGLGAGVRLDAILTNLVTAQPRLNEDKRFKLAGDPLYSEPNSVAIEKGDAQWDAKVRDVFAQLKQDGTLSKLSQKWIGADISK
- a CDS encoding amino acid ABC transporter permease: MTSFPKPPQPPQPVAESLLQRVFGFRTRLYLTWAAMFGLFASFFLSFDLKFSIILDKLPNLIGLHLAPNGFLQGAALTLFLCLCSIVTSSLLGFITALARLSKSAVAFGIASFYASFFRGTPLLIQILLIYLGLPQLGIVPGAIAAGIIALSLNYGAYLSEIFRAGILGVPHGQREASLALGMRETVIFWRVTLPQAMRTIIPPTTNQFISMLKDSSLISVMGVWEVMFLAQSYGRSSYRYIEMLTTAAVIYWVMSIGLELIQARMERHYGKAYLSRS
- a CDS encoding autotransporter outer membrane beta-barrel domain-containing protein, producing MPAQHKYRPKHLALAIAFAVGCAEFTNAQELPEHAEPTGLTEATKRPESIPNPFSRLQAFINADSTFKKEIDSPQPARRGISVRPEDRDDLIIVKNGGSFEGRVDGGKGTNVIQLIGTDGGQLGNTRNFNGLYVSQGSWTLTSTGDFHEGVLVLNDGILTNKGEIEGGAIAAGMLFNNGDIKGHVDVYEEGTFAGAGTIASLDVQGRLTVNSLHGAPKVKGDLNLSKTAVLAYEVNPDGRHETIKVDGTARLSGATLKIVAASGDYPQTTQYTIIEADKVDGHFGNIENNLAFMTATPDYGDEKAVRLTYARNEVTFESLATNENGRELARSIEEPKASPTAQTPPNTANAAVTALLASTTETASQAINQLDGANNANLAKATLNSDSPISATMLSAMRQLDSARSYSNSTRRNAPRLAAGSEDNGRVWLQALGHGGTLDRDYDALKHTTHGLVLGADWGIDEEWRIGVMSGKSETRLDSRGLDGDLDSWHLGAYTLRQNGPMSLRLGATYSSHDGSTKRRVAFKGFSDRPEGRYGANTQQAFAELGYNLGRANISIEPFASLGYQRYQRDAYTEKGGAAALKVHGQTQNNLNSTFGLRLAKLNTLDNGMQLTPRFSASWKHTYGDVYSDTRQRLVTGGKNFTVSGAPLDRDSLLVDAALDLGLSAKHTLGVGLSGEIGTDSRNHGVTGQWRMSF
- the oadA gene encoding sodium-extruding oxaloacetate decarboxylase subunit alpha, with the protein product MTKKIHVTDTILRDAHQSLLATRMRTEDMLPICDKLDKVGYWSLECWGGATFDACVRFLKEDPWERLRQLRAALPNTRLQMLLRGQNLLGYRHYSDDVVKAFVAKAAVNGIDVFRIFDAMNDVRNLRVAIEAVKAAGKHAQGTIAYTTSPVHTIEAFVAQAKQMEAMGCDSVAIKDMAGLLTPYATGELVKALKAEQSLPVFIHSHDTAGLAAMCQLKGIENGADHIDTAISSFAWGTSHPGTESMVAALKGSEFDTGLNLELLQEIGLYFYAVRKKYHQFESEFTAVDTRVQVNQVPGGMISNLANQLKEQGALNRMAEVLAEIPRVREDLGFPPLVTPTSQIVGTQAFFNVLAGERYKTITNEVKLYLQGGYGKAPGTVNEKLRRQAIGSEEVIDVRPADLLKPEMTKLRAEIGAVAKSEEDVLTYAMFPDIGRKFLEERAAGTLTPEVLLPIPEAGGVASAGGEGVPTEFVIDVHGETYRVDITGVGVKSEGKRHFYLSIDGMPEEVVFEPLNEFVSGGSSKRKQATAPGHVSTTMPGNIVDVLVKEGDTVKAGQAVLITEAMKMETEVQSAIAGKVTAIHVAKGDRVNPGEILIEIEG
- a CDS encoding acetyl-CoA carboxylase biotin carboxylase subunit produces the protein MIKKILIANRGEIAVRIVRACAEMGIRSVAIYSDADRHALHVKRADEAHSIGAEPLAGYLNPRKLVNLAVETGCDALHPGYGFLSENAELADICAERGIKFIGPSAEVIRRMGDKTEARRSMIKAGVPVTPGTEGNVSGIEEALTEGDRIGYPVMLKATSGGGGRGIRRCNSREELEQAFPRVISEATKAFGSAEVFLEKCIVNPKHIEAQILGDSFGNVVHLFERDCSIQRRNQKLIEIAPSPQLTPEQRAYIGDLSVRAAKAVGYENAGTVEFLLAEGEVYFMEMNTRVQVEHTITEEITGIDIVREQIRIASGLPLSVKQEDIQHRGFALQFRINAEDPKNNFLPSFGKITRYYAPGGPGVRTDTAIYTGYTIPPFYDSMCLKLVVWALTWEEAMDRGLRALDDMRLQGVKTTAAYYQEILRNPEFRSGQFNTSFVESHPELTNYSIKRKPEELALAIAAAIAAHAGL
- a CDS encoding LysR family transcriptional regulator; translation: MRKSLMRMTLRQLQIFNEVCDLRSYSRAADEMSLTQPAVSLQIRQLEELIGQPLFDYVGKKLYMTEAAEALQRASRDIFGRLENLDMQLSDMQGSLQGQLKLAVESSAKYFVPHLFAAFKRQHPEVNLHLTVVNRGQVIRRLSDNRDDLVIMSMVPQDMGLEFLPFLNNPIVAVAPPDHPLCHMGPLRLQDLEPYTLLLREPGSGTRLACEEYFKEKRVHFTQTQEVASAEAQRECVLAGLGLALLTRHALNLELATGALIELPVEELPLLRSWCLVQAKAKRLSPVAHAFLAFIRSERTQISALVGRFDGKLPVLPANS
- a CDS encoding PA3496 family putative envelope integrity protein — its product is MAQPYEERNSAVKTRRQQEDQRRMEFRRAIEDRCERRQLLAEIGDFPEDLELNYWQAAPVASRRNAQPTR